The Candidatus Poribacteria bacterium genome has a window encoding:
- a CDS encoding 2Fe-2S iron-sulfur cluster-binding protein, which yields MSDKEKKQGTSISRRSFLKGVGTGTVAATVVPSVLIGSENAAEAQAGDAISTATIQLNINEKMYEVEVEARTTLLTVLRDGIDTSGNNVDLTGSKLICDRGECGGCTVMVDGKSVYACMMLAIDAQGKKITTVEGLANGDALHPVQEAFIKHDALMCGFCTPGFIVSSAALLNENKQPTLEEIKTGLSGNTCRCGTYPFIFDAVKTASDKM from the coding sequence ATGTCGGATAAAGAAAAAAAACAGGGTACAAGCATCTCGCGCCGGAGCTTCTTGAAGGGTGTAGGCACCGGTACCGTTGCCGCGACCGTCGTACCCAGCGTCCTCATTGGCAGCGAAAATGCCGCTGAAGCCCAAGCGGGCGACGCTATTTCTACCGCGACCATTCAACTCAATATCAACGAGAAAATGTATGAAGTTGAAGTTGAAGCGCGCACAACACTCTTGACAGTTTTACGAGATGGAATCGATACAAGTGGAAACAATGTTGACTTGACGGGTTCTAAACTCATTTGCGACCGAGGCGAATGCGGTGGATGCACCGTTATGGTAGACGGCAAGTCGGTTTACGCTTGCATGATGCTTGCAATCGATGCCCAAGGCAAGAAGATAACAACCGTTGAGGGATTAGCAAACGGAGACGCCTTGCACCCGGTCCAAGAGGCATTCATCAAACACGATGCCCTCATGTGCGGATTCTGCACGCCCGGTTTTATCGTCTCATCTGCAGCACTGTTGAACGAGAACAAACAACCGACCCTTGAAGAAATCAAAACCGGTCTGTCTGGCAACACGTGTCGCTGCGGAACGTATCCGTTCATTTTTGATGCTGTCAAAACTGCATCAGATAAGATGTAA